The genomic region TGAGGGCTCACCGTCTACCACTTTTCCTTTGGACCACCGCGTTTTCCCGTTCGCGTGGTATTTGATGGTGTATCCATCAATGATTTCGGTCTTTTTCTCCACAGCCATTATTTGTACTTTCACGTTCGTTTTTTCAACAGTGCACAACCAGCACCGCATCCTAGCCTTTCGACTGTACTGGCTAGCTATTTGTCGAGGATAAAATCCGGTATTCCTTCAGGGATCCTATTACACTGCTGCTGAAATTCACGGGCATAGGCCCGCACCGCTGTCGGCAGTGTGGCAAACACATACTCCTCCCCCATGGCTTCGATAAAGCCAGTGGGAGCAAGACTTCGTTGCAGGTTTTGTTTCACCCTCGCCATCGCAAACCTAATTCCGCGATTCTTTAGCTCTGCGCGCAGGTCATCGAGAGCATCAACTGCGGTGAGATCCATTTCGGTATTGGCTTCGGCATTGAGCAAGAACCACCGGATAGGCTGCGGAGATACATCGATAGCTTGCATCGCACGCGCCGAAAAATCATCGGCATTAGCGAAAAATATCGGTGAGTCATAGCGAAAGACCACTAGGCCTTCGACCGGTTGGGAATCTGGATAATCATCAAGGCTATGCATGCCCGCTACTCCTGGGGCATAGCCCAAGACATCAGCGTAGGGGCTGGTAATGCGGCGAATGAGATCCAAAATCGACAAAGCGATAGCGACCCCAATGCCCACCAGCACACCGAAAATCGTGACCGATAGTGCTGTAACCGCCGTAATGAAAAGCTCACTGGTACGAAAACGTGCAATGCGTTTGAGCTCGGCCACGTCAATCAGCTGCGTGGCTGCATAGGTCACTAATGCTCCAAGGGCAGCTTCCGGGAATGATTCCAAAATCGGTCCGGCAAAGAGCAAAACCATAATCACAATGGCGATGACCACCAAAGAGTGCACTTGGGTTTTCGCCCCCACCGTATTTCCTAACACGGTACGCGAACCACTGGTAGAGACAGGAAAACCCTGGAAAAAGCCATTGGCGAAATTGGCAGTACCTAAAGCCAGAAGCTCTTGATTGGCATCGATGGGATCGTCTTTGCTGGACGCAAAGGCCCGGGCAGTTAAGATATTGTCGGAAAATCCCACGATCGCAATACCCACCGCATAAGGTAATAATGCCCAGATATCGAGATCACTCAGGTCCGGGAGCCGGGGCGCGGGTAAACCGCGCGGTACTTCACCGATGACCACGAGGCCGAAGCGATCCAAATGGAATACGGCCACTGCCCCGGCGGCCAATAAAAGCACCAAGAGTGGAGCGGGAAATTTCGGTGCCACCCAATGCGCAACATACAACAGCACCAGCACGACTACGGCCATCAGCAGCGTAGGGATATGCGCCTCAGTAACCTGCTGGAAAAATGACACAAGTTCCTGCCAGGCCTGCTCACCCTCGGTATCAATCTTGGTCATTTCAGACAGCTGGCTGATAATCATCAGCACCGCGATTCCAATGAGATACCCAACCAGTACTGGTCGCGACAATAATCTGGTGAGAAACCCTAGGCGCGCGATATAGCCCACCAGACACACTAGCCCGACAGCAATCGACATGATTGCTGCAACTTCAGCTATTTGTTCCGGCCCACCTGCAGCACCGACTAGCGCGCTAATCCCCGCAGCAGACATCAATACCGTGGTGGATTCCGGGCCAATCGACATCTTCCGAGAGGTGCCCAGGAAAAAATAGACAGCCATCGGCGCGAGGACCGCCCACAGACCGACGACGGCTGGCAGCCCAACGATGCTGGCAAAAGCCATCACCTGCGGAACCAGATAAGCAGCCACGGTAATGCCCGCGATGACATCGCCTTTGAGCCAGCCACGTTGGTAATCGCGCATCACCACCACGCCCGGCAACAACCGCTGCCATAACGGGCGCTGAGGACGTAGCTTGCGAGGTGACATATCTTAAAGGTACTCGGATTAGGGTCGCAAAATAGTCAATTCGCAGGATTTCAGGTTCGAGCACAGCGCTTTTCGATGCTCGCTTGTCGATGCTCCCTCGTCTATCTCAAATACGTCTGCTCATCTGAAATCGGCGGGACTTCTGTATTTTCAAAGTCATGCCATTGAAAACCACTTTTCGGCTCGACGTCAGGAAGCAGCCGTTGATTGGCGCCATAATCTTCCCGCGGATGCATAAATAGTGGCTGGGTCGAATCAAGAGTCGACAGCCGCTCGGCATACGCCTGAAGAATTTCTTGGCGTTGCTCGCCTGAAAGATTGCGCGGGGCGAATGCGACAAACGACGGCAAAGGCTCAAAGCCCATGTAGTGGAAAACACCATTGGTGACAGGCCACAGCAGGTTTTGGATATGGCCTTCGATGCCATCTTCCGCGTACGTCGACGCCGCCGTACCCGTAGTGCAGCTAACCATCGCTTTTCTGCCAAGGAATACTCCCTTGGCGTGTTTGCGCCCGCCACCATAAGCGAAGCCGCGCGCCATCACTCGCTCCACCCAGGCTTTGAGAATTGCTGGAATAGAAAACCACCATATGGGGAACTGGAAGATCATCAAGTCACACCACATGACTTTTTCTTGCTCAGCAACGATGTCCGCGGAAAATTCACCTTGCGCGAATTGGTATTCCTGCTCCAGGTCAATTGTCAACGAGTCACTGGTATCCAGCGGCGCGGTAAAATCTGCAGCCGAAGGCACAGAATCAAACCCCATTGCATAAAGATCACTGACCTGGACGTCGTGGCCGTCGGCGGTCAAGGTTTGAACTGCTTGATCCTTCATCGCAGCATTAAAAGAATCTTTGCCAGGGTGGGCGTGAACAATTAGTACCTTCATGGCTTTTCCTCCAGCTCCCCTCGTCTAATCTTTGGCCTTATATAACGCCTAGTCTAGGAGGTTCTCAGCGATTCTTTTGCCGTTTGTTTACTGGCTC from Corynebacterium ammoniagenes DSM 20306 harbors:
- a CDS encoding SulP family inorganic anion transporter; the protein is MRDYQRGWLKGDVIAGITVAAYLVPQVMAFASIVGLPAVVGLWAVLAPMAVYFFLGTSRKMSIGPESTTVLMSAAGISALVGAAGGPEQIAEVAAIMSIAVGLVCLVGYIARLGFLTRLLSRPVLVGYLIGIAVLMIISQLSEMTKIDTEGEQAWQELVSFFQQVTEAHIPTLLMAVVVLVLLYVAHWVAPKFPAPLLVLLLAAGAVAVFHLDRFGLVVIGEVPRGLPAPRLPDLSDLDIWALLPYAVGIAIVGFSDNILTARAFASSKDDPIDANQELLALGTANFANGFFQGFPVSTSGSRTVLGNTVGAKTQVHSLVVIAIVIMVLLFAGPILESFPEAALGALVTYAATQLIDVAELKRIARFRTSELFITAVTALSVTIFGVLVGIGVAIALSILDLIRRITSPYADVLGYAPGVAGMHSLDDYPDSQPVEGLVVFRYDSPIFFANADDFSARAMQAIDVSPQPIRWFLLNAEANTEMDLTAVDALDDLRAELKNRGIRFAMARVKQNLQRSLAPTGFIEAMGEEYVFATLPTAVRAYAREFQQQCNRIPEGIPDFILDK
- a CDS encoding NAD(P)H-dependent oxidoreductase, producing MKVLIVHAHPGKDSFNAAMKDQAVQTLTADGHDVQVSDLYAMGFDSVPSAADFTAPLDTSDSLTIDLEQEYQFAQGEFSADIVAEQEKVMWCDLMIFQFPIWWFSIPAILKAWVERVMARGFAYGGGRKHAKGVFLGRKAMVSCTTGTAASTYAEDGIEGHIQNLLWPVTNGVFHYMGFEPLPSFVAFAPRNLSGEQRQEILQAYAERLSTLDSTQPLFMHPREDYGANQRLLPDVEPKSGFQWHDFENTEVPPISDEQTYLR